Genomic window (Bradyrhizobium sp. 186):
GTCGCCGGTGGTGCCGTCCTCGATCTTGCCGGGCGTGTGGCTAAAAGTGTCCCAGACCGACTTGCCACGGCCGTCCTCGTCGACGGCGCCTTCGATCTGGTAGGACGAGGTCGCGGTGCCCCAGATAAAATCTTTTGGGAAGCGCGCGGGGGCGTGGCGCTCGGTCGATGCGGGCGCTTCATCCTCCGCAGTTTTGGCGCCCGCCGCTGCGCCGAGCGCAGCGAGGCCCGCGAGCTTTGCAAAATAACGCCGCGAGAAACCAGCGAACATTCCTATCTCCGCGCCTGCTCCGTGTCGATCTGGTAGACGGAAATCCGGTCGATCTGGAACGCGACGGTCGGCGGCGATTCAGCATCGACGGAACTGACGCCAACAAAGAATTTCGATCCGATCGCGAGATTGACGATCATGTACATGGGATCGTCGAAGCCGATCGGGACCTTAATGTCCGAGACCGGCCTGCGGTCGATGAAATAGACCAGGCGATCCTCTTCCCACAGCACACCGTAATTGTGGAATGCTTGCGAGGCGTCGCCGACGGCGAAATCGAAGCCGCAGGACTGGATCCTGCCGGTCGAGGGAATCCGCCAATGCGTCGTCATCACGAGATCGCCGGGCCGCTCGCCGCGGCCTTCCAGCACGTCGACTTCCGGCGGCCAGCCGCCGTCATCCGCCAGCATCCAGAACGCCGGCCACACCGAATGACCGACCGGGACTTTGGCGCGAATTTCGAAATAGCCGTGCTTCTGCGCGAACGTGCCCTGGGTCGTCAGTATCCCGGAGACGTACTCGTTGTTGAACAGCACGAACTTCAGCTCCGGCGGCGTGCGGCTCGCGACGATCGACAGCACGCCGTCCTCCACCTTGAAGGGATCGAGCCCGAGCGGCGCCGTTGCCCGACCGGCATAGCGCGGATCGACAT
Coding sequences:
- a CDS encoding glycoside hydrolase family 16 protein produces the protein MIGRWMRGALVAIGLLAVPASGVAQDDLDGAPASMSLQVTTDPSTIECRRLETVNPASLVFRPLRRTFHDDFDEHPLANGRWVPHYAGGAAWPEARYWGGDGSDFKRKTSANGEQQIYVDPRYAGRATAPLGLDPFKVEDGVLSIVASRTPPELKFVLFNNEYVSGILTTQGTFAQKHGYFEIRAKVPVGHSVWPAFWMLADDGGWPPEVDVLEGRGERPGDLVMTTHWRIPSTGRIQSCGFDFAVGDASQAFHNYGVLWEEDRLVYFIDRRPVSDIKVPIGFDDPMYMIVNLAIGSKFFVGVSSVDAESPPTVAFQIDRISVYQIDTEQARR